In Flavobacterium sp. N1736, the following are encoded in one genomic region:
- a CDS encoding helix-turn-helix domain-containing protein — MTANTKPKILYSCYYARSREGEHFIPEHVFSYQISGEMIASDSKNTYHLKAGDFRLSKRNHLAKFTKIPPEGGEFKSISLFLDQEILREISSEYNITTHKKADSEAMIQLPPDPLYKSFIESLISYLDVEQDNNEALFKLKIKEAVHLLIKVNPELKNILFDFTEPGKIDLEAFMNKNFHFNVHLNRFAYLTGRSLATFKRDFEKVFQQTPGKWLLNKRLQEAYYLINQGNAPSNVYIGVGFEDLSHFSFSFKKKFGVVPSSLLSK; from the coding sequence ATGACAGCAAATACAAAACCAAAAATATTATATTCCTGTTATTATGCCCGCAGCCGCGAAGGCGAACATTTTATACCTGAACATGTTTTTAGTTATCAGATTTCGGGAGAAATGATCGCTTCAGACAGCAAAAACACGTATCATTTAAAAGCGGGAGATTTTCGTTTAAGCAAAAGAAATCATTTAGCAAAATTCACTAAAATTCCACCCGAAGGAGGTGAATTTAAATCGATCTCACTTTTTTTAGATCAGGAAATTTTACGCGAAATAAGCAGCGAATACAATATTACCACACACAAAAAAGCAGATTCAGAAGCTATGATTCAATTACCTCCTGATCCGTTATACAAATCTTTTATAGAATCGCTAATTTCTTATCTCGACGTAGAACAGGATAATAATGAAGCTTTATTTAAATTAAAGATAAAAGAAGCCGTACATCTTTTGATTAAAGTAAATCCCGAATTAAAAAATATTCTTTTTGATTTTACTGAACCCGGAAAGATCGATTTAGAAGCTTTTATGAACAAGAATTTTCATTTTAATGTTCACTTAAATCGTTTTGCTTATTTAACAGGCAGAAGCCTTGCTACTTTTAAAAGAGATTTTGAAAAAGTATTTCAACAAACACCCGGAAAATGGTTATTAAACAAAAGATTACAAGAAGCTTATTACTTAATCAATCAGGGAAACGCGCCATCAAATGTTTATATAGGAGTTGGCTTTGAAGATTTGTCGCATTTCTCATTTTCATTTAAAAAGAAATTTGGCGTAGTTCCCTCCTCTTTACTTTCTAAATAG
- a CDS encoding aldehyde dehydrogenase family protein, translating into MKTIDKIYINGEFVTPQGTEYFDLISPTTNKILGKVLLGNQKDTQNAIAAAKNAFETFSKTTIEERIQYLKNMQASIEKRKEDFINTMVEEYGGTLQFATISYEYMLKSFNSVIELLNTYKFSKIMGESEVQMTSIGVVGIIIPWNSSNGFICSKLSTAIAAGCTTVIKPSEMSAQQTQLITECLHEAKLPKGVFNIVNGLGEVVGAEISRNPDIAKISFTGSTVVGKIIAKEAINTMKRVTLELGGKSPNIILDDANFSEAIPLAMAAAYMNNGQACIAGTRLLVPESKLDEVKSLIKNIAATIIVDDPKKETTSVGPMVSAKQYERVQNYIQTGIDEGAEILIGGLGKPEGLENGNFVKPTVFVHVKNNMRIAQEEIFGPVLSVITYKTEEEAIKIANDTTYGLQAYVSSSNEERAHKVASQINAGRVQINGIKHDPMAPFGGFKQSGIGREFGILGLEAYLEPKALIR; encoded by the coding sequence ATGAAAACAATAGACAAGATTTACATTAACGGAGAGTTTGTAACGCCACAAGGAACAGAATATTTTGACCTTATTAGCCCAACTACAAACAAAATACTTGGAAAAGTGCTTTTAGGAAACCAAAAAGATACTCAAAATGCAATTGCAGCAGCTAAAAATGCTTTCGAAACTTTTTCTAAAACTACAATTGAAGAAAGAATTCAATATTTGAAAAACATGCAAGCTTCAATCGAAAAAAGAAAAGAAGATTTCATCAATACAATGGTTGAAGAATACGGAGGAACACTTCAATTTGCAACTATAAGTTATGAGTATATGTTAAAGAGTTTCAACTCTGTAATTGAATTATTAAACACCTACAAGTTTAGCAAAATCATGGGAGAATCTGAAGTTCAAATGACATCAATTGGCGTTGTTGGAATCATTATTCCGTGGAATTCAAGCAATGGTTTTATCTGCAGTAAATTATCAACCGCAATAGCCGCAGGATGCACAACTGTAATAAAACCAAGCGAAATGAGTGCGCAGCAAACGCAATTAATTACAGAATGCCTGCACGAAGCCAAGTTGCCAAAAGGCGTTTTTAACATCGTGAATGGTCTGGGAGAAGTTGTTGGAGCCGAAATAAGCCGTAATCCCGATATTGCAAAAATTTCATTTACAGGTTCTACCGTGGTTGGAAAAATTATCGCAAAAGAAGCCATCAACACCATGAAACGTGTTACGCTGGAACTTGGAGGAAAATCTCCAAATATTATTCTTGACGATGCTAATTTTTCAGAAGCAATTCCGCTTGCAATGGCCGCTGCATATATGAACAACGGACAAGCGTGTATTGCCGGAACAAGATTGCTAGTGCCTGAAAGCAAATTAGACGAAGTTAAATCTCTTATTAAAAATATCGCAGCCACTATTATTGTTGATGATCCTAAAAAAGAAACCACTTCGGTTGGACCAATGGTTAGCGCAAAACAATACGAACGTGTTCAAAATTATATTCAAACCGGAATTGATGAAGGTGCAGAAATCTTAATTGGCGGTTTAGGAAAACCCGAAGGCCTGGAAAATGGTAACTTTGTAAAACCAACTGTTTTTGTACATGTAAAAAACAATATGCGTATTGCTCAGGAAGAAATATTTGGTCCCGTACTTTCTGTTATTACATACAAAACAGAAGAAGAAGCAATTAAAATCGCAAACGACACAACATACGGATTACAAGCTTATGTAAGTTCTTCAAACGAAGAAAGAGCCCATAAAGTTGCTTCACAAATTAATGCGGGACGTGTGCAAATAAACGGAATTAAACACGATCCGATGGCGCCTTTTGGCGGATTTAAACAATCAGGAATAGGCAGAGAATTTGGCATACTTGGTCTTGAAGCGTATCTTGAACCAAAAGCCTTAATTAGATAA
- a CDS encoding universal stress protein produces MKRILVPTDFSEHAEDALKVASQIAKNNDSEIIILHMLELPHQMSDAITGGASIPETMLFMKKANEMLDAISSRPYLDGIPVTEIVKMDKPIHGIIQVSKDYNVDLIIMGSHGSSGIEELLIGSNTEKVVRNSEIPVLVIKKDVTNFNASNIVFASDFTHETKKPFEKLLNFIQFFDSKIHLVTICTPNSFKPTHVIENAMKEFISEFNLTNYSTHIYNDTNIEKGIINFSNSINADIIGMCTHGRTGFAHFFNGSISEGLVNHAVRPVITFKI; encoded by the coding sequence ATGAAACGAATTTTAGTACCTACTGACTTCTCAGAACACGCAGAAGACGCCTTAAAAGTTGCCTCACAAATTGCAAAAAACAATGATTCGGAAATCATTATTTTGCATATGCTTGAATTACCACATCAAATGAGCGATGCAATAACAGGCGGAGCAAGTATTCCTGAAACCATGCTTTTTATGAAAAAAGCAAACGAAATGCTTGACGCAATCTCATCAAGACCTTATCTGGACGGAATTCCTGTTACTGAAATTGTAAAAATGGATAAACCAATTCACGGCATCATACAAGTTAGCAAAGATTACAATGTCGATTTAATCATCATGGGATCGCATGGATCTTCTGGCATTGAAGAATTACTGATTGGCTCTAATACTGAAAAAGTGGTTCGTAATTCTGAAATTCCGGTTTTGGTTATCAAAAAAGACGTAACAAATTTTAATGCTTCAAATATTGTTTTTGCCTCAGATTTTACACACGAAACAAAAAAACCATTTGAAAAACTGCTGAACTTTATTCAATTTTTCGATTCAAAAATACATTTGGTTACTATTTGCACGCCAAATAGTTTTAAACCAACTCACGTTATCGAAAACGCCATGAAAGAATTTATTTCAGAGTTTAATCTAACAAATTATTCAACCCATATTTATAACGATACCAATATAGAAAAAGGAATTATTAATTTTTCGAACAGTATAAATGCTGATATTATTGGAATGTGCACACACGGAAGAACCGGTTTTGCTCACTTTTTTAACGGAAGTATTAGCGAAGGTTTAGTTAATCATGCTGTTCGTCCCGTTATTACTTTCAAAATATAA
- the rimP gene encoding ribosome assembly cofactor RimP gives MTFKEKVNELITEALLEKPSIFLIDLSISDSFKISVGLDGDNGVALQDCIDISRAIENNLDREEQDFSLEVASVGVGSPLKLTRQYKKNIGRTLIVTTKTEKIEAELVEANDVFIILSWKAREPKKVGKGKETVQKEQQIPYTEIKEAIVTVTF, from the coding sequence ATGACATTTAAAGAAAAAGTAAACGAACTAATCACTGAGGCTCTTCTGGAAAAGCCGTCAATCTTTTTGATTGATTTATCTATTTCGGATTCTTTTAAAATTAGTGTGGGTTTAGACGGTGATAATGGGGTTGCGCTGCAGGATTGTATTGATATTAGCCGTGCAATCGAGAATAATCTGGATCGCGAAGAGCAAGATTTTTCTCTTGAAGTAGCATCGGTTGGAGTAGGATCACCTTTGAAATTAACAAGACAATACAAGAAAAATATAGGTAGAACATTGATTGTTACTACAAAAACTGAAAAAATTGAAGCAGAATTAGTAGAAGCTAACGATGTTTTTATAATTTTGTCTTGGAAAGCAAGAGAACCTAAAAAAGTAGGAAAAGGAAAAGAAACAGTTCAAAAAGAGCAACAAATACCTTATACAGAAATTAAAGAGGCAATTGTTACAGTAACATTTTAA